The segment GAAGTATAGGTGTCTCAGCTTCAGATCATGGAAGCCAGAATGGTGCTGTTTCATCAATTGCCACCATCGGATCCCTTTTCGCAGCCGCAAAAAGAAAGAACAAAACGGATATACACCACTATTTTGTTGAAGCTACAGGCGCTGTCACGAGGACGGCTGCCAACCATAAGCAGGAAGCTACTGTAGAGAAAGGACTTGTCCTGCTCAAAGAGATAGCTGATCATGCTGCATTCTCAGGTGACCCTTCCACAATGACACTGGTCAAGGGAGAACTGGTGGAACTTGCAAGAATAGCAGTAAACAAGGAACAGACAACCTACCTCAGGTCCATCGTCCTCACAATGCGTGACATCGGTACCAGAATCTTGAGACTGGAAGGCAGTGAAAGGCAGGAATCCTTCAGGAAACTTTTGGACTCCTTCAGGAGAATGGGTAAGTTCATGGCCGGCAGGGACCTGCTGGAAACAACATGGGCAATGAGCGATCTGGGAATTGCAGCTTCACGGGAACATCTGGAAAATGAGACCCTGAGAAGCATAAAGGAACTTGAAGAGGTCGGGATCACAGCTCTCAAAGGAAGTTCTGATGGAAGCCCTGACAAGATGGCTGATGAGATCGTACGCCAGGTCATCATTTCACTTCAGGAGATATGTGTTTCTTCCATGCGTTCTGAGCTCAAAGCAGCTGTAAGTTCAGTTGGATCTGCTTTTTCTAGAATGGAGAAGTACGATGAGGCCGCCATAGTGGTACAGGATGCCGTGATGGATATTGGAGAATACAAAACAGGCGAGGAGAAGCTTTACCAGCTATTCCTAGAGAAATATGGCGGGGAAGCTTACTGATCTCTATCTCATACATTCAGATTAACAGGACTTTCAAATGCCAGGCAGAAACTACCTCTAATGGAAAATGAGATAGATATCATGGAATCCTCGAAAGAACTCTCACTTATAGCCCCGTGCGGGATGAACTGTGGCATCTGCACGGCTTACCTTAGAGATAAGAACAAGTGTCCCGGTTGTAGAAGACTAGATGTTACTAACTCCAAATGCAAACAGATCAGGCACTGTCCTACTTTTGAAAATGGCAGGGAACAATTCTGTTTTGAGTGTAAAAAGTTCCCATGCAGGAGATTGAAACAGTTAGATGAGAGATATCGAACCAAATACAATATGAGTATGATAGAAAATCTCGAATATATCAAAAAATTTGGTTTAAAAGAATTTGTTGCAAATGAAAAGACGAGATGGACATGTCCTGAATGTGGAGGCACCATTTGTGTACATGTGGGAACCTGTTCAAGCTGTGGAAAAAAGAAATAATGAGTTCTTTGAAATGCACAGATCTGACATTTGACCTAAGATTATGTTAATCGCTATGGACATAACATATATGTATTGTAATAGTCTTCTAAACCATACTAAATAATCAATTATGTAGGTGTATTAATGGAACTTAACGGAGTAGAGATCGAAGATACGTTCGCAGAGGCCTTCCCAATCAAGATGGCACGTGTACTGATCACAGCCGCAACAATGCGCTGGGCAACAGTTGCAGCTCAGGAAGCAACCGGGTTCGGAACATCCGTCATTGGATGCCCTGCTGAAGCTGGCATTGAGATGTTCGTAGACGGTAGTGAAACACCAGACGGCAGACCAGGTGTTTACATCCAGATCTACACCTTCGGATACAAGTCACTTGAAGGTCAGCTCCTTGAGCGCATTGGCCAGTGTGTCCTCACAGCACCAACAACCGCAGTGTTCAACGGTTTCCCTGATGCAGAGAAGCAGTTCGACACAGGTAACAAGCTCAGGTACTTCGCAGACGGAACAGAGTCCCAGACCGAGGTCGGTGGCCGCAAGATGCACGTGATCCCAATGATGGAGGGTGACTTCCTTGTGGAGGATTCCCTTGGTGCTATCGAAGCTATTGCAGGTGGAAACTTCTTCATCTTCGCAGACTCACAGATGAACGCTCTTACAGCAGCAGAGAATGCAGTTGATTCTATCCAGGCTGTCGAGGGTGTAGTCACACCATTCCCAGGCGGAATCGTTGCAAGTGGTTCCAAAGCAGGAGCAAACAAGTACAAGTTCCTCAAGGCAACAGCTAACGAGAAGTTCTGCCCAAGCATCAAGGACACAGTAGAAGGTTCAGAGATCCCTGCAGACGTCAACTGTGTCTATGAGATCGTTATCAACGGTGTGGATGCAGACGCTATCAACGAAGCAATGGCAGCAGGTGTCGAAGCAGCTGTAAATGTACCTGGTGTCAAGAAGATCACCGCAGGTAACTACGGCGGAAACCTCGGACCACACAAGTTCAACCTTCACGACCTTTTCTAAGGTCGTCACTTTTTTCTTTTCTCTTTTTGGGTCTCATTTTCAATTTTCACCGGACTTCATTAATTTCAACACACCACGTCTTTACCAGACGCATCAATAACAATTAATTCAAAAAAAGGTGAGAGCATGCAGGAATATCTTCGTCCCACTGAGATAATCGACTGGAAACATCCGGAAGTTGAACAACTGGCAAAAGAGCTTGCATCCGGTCTTGACGATCCTGTTGAAATAACAGGTAAATGCTTTGAATGGGTAAGGGATGAGATTTATCATAGCCATGACCACTGCATGAATCCCATCACCCTGAAGGCTTCCGAGGTACTGGCAGCAGGAACCGGATACTGTTATGCTAAAAGCCATCTTCTGGCAGCCTTATTGAGGGCGAACGACATTCCTGCCGGCTTTTGTTACCAGCGCCTGAGCAGGGATGATAATGGTGAACCCTTCTGTCTTCACGGGCTGAATGCTGTCTACCTGCCCGGGATCGGATGGCTTCGGATCGATGCAAGGGGAAACAAAAAAAGTATTGATACGAAGTACAACCCACCGGAAGAGTCACTTGCATACGAAATAAAGGTCAAGGGCGAAGCCGATCTACCGGAGATCTGGGCAGACCCGTTACCTGTCATTGTTGAAGTACTAACAAAATATGACAATTATGAAGAAGTCTGGGAGAATCTCCCCGATATCCCATTGATACGAAGCAGGTCGTAAGTGATGGATCGATCACACAAAAAATACAGACCTGGAAAATAATAAAAAAAGATTACAGGCAACAGGCTACTTCAAAGACCTATTGCCATAAGACCTGTATTGATAACTTCCCTCGGATCGATACCAGCTACCTGCATCATCACATAAACACCTATGAACGTACCGATGGTACTTCCGATATTTGCAAGTGCTGCAACCATGATCACGCGGAAGAAATTATTCTCCTGAAGCTCCTTGAAGCTTTCCAGCTTGACCATTTCCTTCAGGTCTGCAGTGGTAGGGTTCCTCTGCTTGGCCTCCATAAGTCCTGCGAACCATCCTGCTGCCATCATCGGGTTCAGGGATGTCAGCCATGCCACGAGGAAAGCCGTGATCACCGAATAAGGATGACCTTTTGCAAGAGCGGCTCCGATGGAACTCAAGATACCATTTATGATGAACCACCAGCCAAAGGCCAGCAGTAAGAGCTCAATTGGTGTACCTGACATTATCAGTAGCATGAATGTTGCAAGTGCTATCCCCACGATACCAATTCCAATGATCTTCATGAAATTGAAGCGCTTCTGCGGGAGCTCGGTAAGTGAGGACATCGGAGGTATTGACTTCGGTTCCTTGAGATATTGCTCAACTCCAGCCCTGTGGCCTGCACCAAGCACTGCAACGATCTTCTTGTTGCCTCCTCTGGCAGTCCTGATGAGATTTCCTGCAATGTAGGCATCCCTCTCATCGATCAGAACAGCTGCAGCATTCGGGGATGCTTCACGAAGCTCGTCGGTGAGCATGGTGACCATGTCCTGATTTGTGATGTTGTCAATATCAATGCTCTTTGAAGAGCCGATACCCAAAGCAGATGCGATGAGGGTTACAACAATGTTCAGTTTCTCGAAAAATCCCATCTTGCTCCAGAAACGCTGCAGGGTCAGCTGGATATCACGATCAACAAGAGCTATCTTCGCACCACTGGCCTCAGCAGCCTCGATGGCTGTGATCATCTCAGCACCAGGCTGGACGCCCATCTCATCACCGATCTTCTTCTGCACATAGGCAAGCAACAGGTGTACAAGGAAGTAGTAGATCTTCCCGCCACTCAGGATATCCTTGATAGGTACCTCTGAATCCTTGACATTACCTTTCAGTGAATCATACCTGCTCTTACAAAGTTCCACAGCAACTATGTCAGGTTTCTCACGCTCGATGGTATCAATTACCTCGTTGACACTCTTCTCCGAAACGTGAGCTGTTCCCACTATTATTATCTGGGAAGGCTGGGGGGTGGTTTGAAGAGCATCCGGCTGTTTTACCGCAGGAGCAAGGGAAGAAGTCTGTGAAAAAGTTGCATCCCCCTGGCCTGAATAGGCCGAACCGGATACTGTGTCGTAATTATAATTAGAAGCAGCATTCTGAGAATCCGTAATGACAACTTCATCCGGTTTCTCTTCTGCTGTTTTGTAAGCCATACTGTCCATTTTCTATATCACTCGCTCAATAACATCATAGTATGCATCAGGTCGGTCCTGGAAAGGATACCGCACACCGATCCATTTTCATCGACCACCAGTAACCTCCCAATATTGTTGGAGGTCAGCAGTTTGAAAGCATCTGCGGCAGTCGCCTCTTTTGATATTGTCACAATGTCCTTTGACATAACATCGGACACCAGTACACTGTACCTTTCCAGAGGCATAACTTTGCGTACATCTGTAAATGTAATGATACCTTTTAAAGTGTTGTGTTCTATGACAGGATAACCCATATGTTTTTTCTCGAACATGAAATGGGTAAGGTCTTCTATTGTCAGTGACGGTTCTACGGAAACAATATCCTTGCTCATGACATCACTTACCGGCACCTTTTCAAGGGTTACAGTGACAGCTGTGGACCTATCCTCACCTGATGCACCCATGTAAACGAAGATAGCGATAAGGATCAGCCAGGGGTTCCAGGGGTTTGACAGCAGGCCAAGCAAGCCAAGCAGGAAAGCGAACATTTTTCCAACACCTGCTGCTGCGTGGGTTGCCTGTATATATGTCATCTTTCTTGCAAACCATGCACGAAGTATGCGTCCACCATCCATCGGGAAGGCCGGGAGCAGGTTGAACATACCGAGAACGATATTGATCGAACCAAGTAACTGCATCATCCTGAATATCAATGAATCAGCAAAACCGGTAATAACACCAGCCACTACAAAATTGATAAGCAGCAGTGAACCACCGATAATGAAGCTGACCAGAGGTCCTGCAAAGGCCATCTTTGCCTCCTGCATGGGATCCCTTGGGATCTCTTCCATGGAAGAGACGCCGCCTATCAGGAATAATGTGATATCTGTAATATTGACACCATACTTCTTTGCAAGATAGGAATGCCCCAGCTCATGGAGCAGGACGCAGGCAAAAAGAAGGACAGTTGTCAAAAACGAAAGTAAGTATCCCAATGTTGCCGGAACCACATCATTAAATCCATATGGTGCCGGGTTCATGGCAAAAATAAATGCAAAGAGAGGAAGAACTATAAGAAACGTTATGTGTATCTTAATGGGAATACCTATAATAGTACCAATTTTAAAAGAATTTGCCATAGATTCAAATTTCAGCTTTATTATATATAGTATATCCGGTCAATATTCAAGACCTTGCTCACATACCTCTTCTCTTGGTATCCGAATGGTGACATGAATTTCTACCAGTTTCCCTGAAATAATACTTTCACCCCGCTTGGCTTAATAGTATATATGCTCACAACATAGGTAGTATTAGTCACGGATTCGATAGGTACACGCCTTTACAAGTTTCAAGGCTAGGTGCCATCGATCCATCCCCTCAATCCGTGCACTTCTTTTTTTAAAAAGAGCGCATAAAAAGAAGCTCAGACAAGTCTCAGACCAGTTTTTCAAGGTCACCAAGGAAAAGCTCTATGGTATTACTACCAATGTGAGGCATTATTACCAGCCGTAAAGCACGAGGATTCCTTGTTATGGAAACATGCCAGCCAAAATCATCCAGCAATTTTTTTCTGACATCATCGGCCTGCGGGACGTTAAGAGCTACTATGTTCATGACAGGATCAATCACAGTTTCAATTCCCAGTGCTTTAGCACCTGAAACGATCTCTCTGGTCTGTTCCATACATTGATCTACCACACTTCTGTAGCCTTCACGACCAAGATGTTTCATCACAGCATATGTGGAAGCCACTGCTGCTCCACTTCTGGTACCGGTTAGTGAATACTGTTTACTGATACTTAGATAGGGAGTATGGATCTCAAGATCATCCAGGTATTCAGGTTCCCTGAACAAAAGACCTCCTGAAGGAATGGTGCTTAAACCCATCTTGTGAGGATCTATCGTCATTGAAGTAACTCCTTCAACTTCGAAATCATAATGGTATTCAATATCCATGAAAGGAAGGGTAAAACCGCCAAATGCAGCATCAACATGCAGGAAAAGGCCTCTGTCAAGAGCAATTTCCGAAAGACTTTCAATCGGATCTATCTGTCCGAATTCAGTTGTTCCCGCAATACCAACAAGACCTATTGTGTTATCATCGATCAGTGAAAGTACTGAATTAAGATCAACCTTAAGAGTATTATCAAGGGAAGCTTTTCTTATTTCGATCCCTGAAAGGTCTGCAACCTTGTCAAAAGAAAAATGTGCAGATTCCGGCATGACAACATTAGGATGT is part of the Methanococcoides methylutens MM1 genome and harbors:
- the fhcD gene encoding formylmethanofuran--tetrahydromethanopterin N-formyltransferase: MELNGVEIEDTFAEAFPIKMARVLITAATMRWATVAAQEATGFGTSVIGCPAEAGIEMFVDGSETPDGRPGVYIQIYTFGYKSLEGQLLERIGQCVLTAPTTAVFNGFPDAEKQFDTGNKLRYFADGTESQTEVGGRKMHVIPMMEGDFLVEDSLGAIEAIAGGNFFIFADSQMNALTAAENAVDSIQAVEGVVTPFPGGIVASGSKAGANKYKFLKATANEKFCPSIKDTVEGSEIPADVNCVYEIVINGVDADAINEAMAAGVEAAVNVPGVKKITAGNYGGNLGPHKFNLHDLF
- the mfnA gene encoding tyrosine decarboxylase MfnA, producing the protein MEETGISREDILSILKNAKSEDTSYDRVLSSMCTYPHEIAVLAHTQFIEANMGDPGLFPGTYGLEKEVLKMFGSLLHHNNSPEKCGYLTTGGTESNIQAIRSMVNARRDIKHPNVVMPESAHFSFDKVADLSGIEIRKASLDNTLKVDLNSVLSLIDDNTIGLVGIAGTTEFGQIDPIESLSEIALDRGLFLHVDAAFGGFTLPFMDIEYHYDFEVEGVTSMTIDPHKMGLSTIPSGGLLFREPEYLDDLEIHTPYLSISKQYSLTGTRSGAAVASTYAVMKHLGREGYRSVVDQCMEQTREIVSGAKALGIETVIDPVMNIVALNVPQADDVRKKLLDDFGWHVSITRNPRALRLVIMPHIGSNTIELFLGDLEKLV
- a CDS encoding CBS domain-containing protein; its protein translation is MANSFKIGTIIGIPIKIHITFLIVLPLFAFIFAMNPAPYGFNDVVPATLGYLLSFLTTVLLFACVLLHELGHSYLAKKYGVNITDITLFLIGGVSSMEEIPRDPMQEAKMAFAGPLVSFIIGGSLLLINFVVAGVITGFADSLIFRMMQLLGSINIVLGMFNLLPAFPMDGGRILRAWFARKMTYIQATHAAAGVGKMFAFLLGLLGLLSNPWNPWLILIAIFVYMGASGEDRSTAVTVTLEKVPVSDVMSKDIVSVEPSLTIEDLTHFMFEKKHMGYPVIEHNTLKGIITFTDVRKVMPLERYSVLVSDVMSKDIVTISKEATAADAFKLLTSNNIGRLLVVDENGSVCGILSRTDLMHTMMLLSE
- a CDS encoding transglutaminase family protein; protein product: MQEYLRPTEIIDWKHPEVEQLAKELASGLDDPVEITGKCFEWVRDEIYHSHDHCMNPITLKASEVLAAGTGYCYAKSHLLAALLRANDIPAGFCYQRLSRDDNGEPFCLHGLNAVYLPGIGWLRIDARGNKKSIDTKYNPPEESLAYEIKVKGEADLPEIWADPLPVIVEVLTKYDNYEEVWENLPDIPLIRSRS
- a CDS encoding TraB/GumN family protein, whose translation is MDSMAYKTAEEKPDEVVITDSQNAASNYNYDTVSGSAYSGQGDATFSQTSSLAPAVKQPDALQTTPQPSQIIIVGTAHVSEKSVNEVIDTIEREKPDIVAVELCKSRYDSLKGNVKDSEVPIKDILSGGKIYYFLVHLLLAYVQKKIGDEMGVQPGAEMITAIEAAEASGAKIALVDRDIQLTLQRFWSKMGFFEKLNIVVTLIASALGIGSSKSIDIDNITNQDMVTMLTDELREASPNAAAVLIDERDAYIAGNLIRTARGGNKKIVAVLGAGHRAGVEQYLKEPKSIPPMSSLTELPQKRFNFMKIIGIGIVGIALATFMLLIMSGTPIELLLLAFGWWFIINGILSSIGAALAKGHPYSVITAFLVAWLTSLNPMMAAGWFAGLMEAKQRNPTTADLKEMVKLESFKELQENNFFRVIMVAALANIGSTIGTFIGVYVMMQVAGIDPREVINTGLMAIGL
- a CDS encoding DUF3795 domain-containing protein, translating into MENEIDIMESSKELSLIAPCGMNCGICTAYLRDKNKCPGCRRLDVTNSKCKQIRHCPTFENGREQFCFECKKFPCRRLKQLDERYRTKYNMSMIENLEYIKKFGLKEFVANEKTRWTCPECGGTICVHVGTCSSCGKKK